The Pan paniscus chromosome 1, NHGRI_mPanPan1-v2.0_pri, whole genome shotgun sequence genome has a segment encoding these proteins:
- the LOC117977904 gene encoding heterogeneous nuclear ribonucleoprotein C-like 1 has protein sequence MASNITNKMDPHSMNSRVFIGNLNTLVVKISDVEVIFSKYGKIEGCSVYKGFAFVQYDKEKNARAAVAGEDGRMIASQVVDINLAAEPKVNRGNAGVKRSAAEMYGSSFDLDYGFQRHYYDGMYSFPARVPPPPPITLTVVPSKRQHVSGNTSRRGKSGFNSKSGKRGSSKSGKLKGDDLQAIKQELTQIKQKVDSLLENLEKIEKEQSKQEVEVKNAKSEEEQSSSSMKNDETHVKMESEGGADDSAEEGDPLDDDDNEDRGTTSWS, from the coding sequence ATGGCCAGCAACATTACCAACAAGATGGATCCTCACTCCATGAACTCCCGTGTGTTCATTGGGAATCTCAACACTCTTGTTGTCAAGATATCGGATGTGGAGGTGATCTTTTCCAAGTATGGCAAAATTGAGGGCTGCTCTGTTTATAAGGGCTTTGCCTTCGTTCAATATGATAAGGAGAAAAATGCCCGGGCTGCTGTAGCAGGAGAGGATGGCAGAATGATTGCTAGCCAAGTTGTAGATATTAACCTGGCTGCAGAGCCAAAAGTGAACCGAGGAAACGCAGGTGTGAAACGATCAGCAGCGGAGATGTACGGCTCCTCTTTTGACTTGGACTATGGCTTTCAACGGCATTATTATGATGGGATGTACAGTTTCCCAGCACGtgtacctcctcctcctcccattaCTCTGACTGTAGTGCCCTCGAAACGTCAGCACGTATCAGGAAACACCTCACGAAGGGGCAAAAGTGGCTTCAATTCTAAGAGTGGAAAGCGGGGATCTTCCAAGTCTGGAAAGCTGAAAGGAGATGACCTTCAGGCCATTAAGCAGGAGTTGACCCAGATAAAACAGAAAGTGGATTCTCTCCTGGAAAACctggaaaaaattgaaaaggaacagAGCAAACAAGAGGTAGAGGTGAAAAATGCTAAGTCAGAAGAGGAGCAGAGCAGTAGCTCCATGAAGAACGATGAGACTCATGTGAAGATGGAGTCTGAGGGGGGTGCAGATGACTCTGCTGAGGAGGGGGACCCActggatgatgatgataatgaagatCGGGGGACAACCAGCTGGAGTTGA
- the LOC117978013 gene encoding PRAME family member 2 isoform X1, whose amino-acid sequence MSIQAPPRLLELAGQSLLRDQALAISAVEELPRVLYLPLFMEAFSRRHLQTLTVMVQAWPFTCLPLGSLMKTLHLEPLKALLEGLHMLLTQKDRPRRWKLQVLDLRDVDENFWAIWPGAWALSCFPEAMSKRQTAEDCPRTGEHQPLKVFIDICLKAIPQDECLRYLFQWVYQRRGLVHLCCSKLVNYLMSIKYLRKSLKIIYLNNIEELEIHNTCWPHLIRKLRCYLKEMKTLGKLVFSRCHHYTSDNELQGWLVAKFSSVFLRLEHLQLLKIKLITFFSGHLEQLIRCLQNPLENLELTCGNLLEEDLKCLSQFPSLGYLKHLNLSYVLLFRISLEPLGALLEKITASLETLVLEGCQIHYSQLSAVLPGLSHCSQLTTFYFGRNCMSVDALKDLLRHTRGLSKLSLETYPAPEESLNSLVRVIWEIFTPLRAELMCTLREVRQPKRIFIGPTPCPSCGSSPSEELELHLCC is encoded by the exons ATGAGCATCCAGGCCCCACCGAGACTCCTGGAGCTGGCAGGGCAGAGCCTGCTAAGAGACCAGGCCTTGGCCATCTCTGCTGTGGAGGAGCTGCCCAGGGTGCTCTATCTCCCACTCTTCATGGAGGCCTTCAGCAGGAGACACCTCCAGACTCTGACGgtgatggtgcaggcctggcccTTCACCTGCCTCCCTCTGGGATCGCTGATGAAGACGCTTCATCTGGAGCCGTTGAAAGCATTGCTGGAAGGGCTTCATATGCTGCTTACACAGAAGGATCGCCCCAG GAGGTGGAAACTTCAAGTGCTGGATTTGCGGGATGTTGATGAGAATTTCTGGGCCATATGGCCTGGAGCCTGGGCCCTGTCCTGCTTCCCAGAGGCCATGAGTAAGAGGCAGACAGCAGAGGACTGTCCAAGGACGGGAGAGCACCAGCCCTTAAAGGTGTTCATAGACATCTGCCTCAAGGCAATACCCCAGGATGAATGCCTGAGATACCTCTTTCAGTGGGTTTACCAAAGGAGAGGTTTAGTACACCTGTGCTGTAGTAAGCTGGTCAATTATCTAATGTCAATTAAATATCTCAGAAAGTCATT gaaaataatatacctGAATAATATTGAGGAGCTGGAAATTCACAACACGTGCTGGCCACATCTGATAAGAAAGCTTCGTTGTTACCTGAAGGAGATGAAGACTCTTGGCAAACTCGTTTTCTCCAGGTGCCATCATTACACGTCAGATAATGAACTCCAGGGATGGTTAGTCGCCAAATTCAGCTctgtgttcctcaggctggaaCACCTCCagttgcttaaaataaaattgatcacCTTCTTCAGTGGGCACCTGGAACAGCTGATCAG GTGCCTCCAGAACCCCTTGGAGAACTTGGAATTAACTTGTGGCAACCTATTGGAAGAGGATTTGAAGTGTCTCTCCCAGTTCCCAAGCCTCGGTTACCTAAAGCATCTGAATCTCAGCTACGTGCTGCTGTTCCGCATCAGTCTTGAACCCCTAGGAGCTCTGCTGGAGAAAATTACTGCCTCTCTCGAGACCCTCGTGTTGGAGGGCTGTCAGATCCACTACTCCCAACTCAGTGCCGTCCTGcctggcctgagccactgctcccagctcacCACCTTCTACTTTGGCAGAAATTGCATGTCTGTTGACGCCCTGAAGGACCTGTTGCGCCACACCCGTGGGCTGAGCAAGTTAAGCCTGGAGACATATCCTGCCCCTGAGGAGAGTTTGAATTCCTTGGTTCGTGTCATTTGGGAGATCTTCACCCCACTTCGGGCTGAGCTGATGTGTACACTGAGGGAAGTCAGGCAGCCCAAGAGGATCTTCATtggccccaccccctgcccttccTGTGGCTCATCACCGTCTGAGGAACTGGAGCTCCATCTTTGCTGCTAG
- the LOC117978013 gene encoding PRAME family member 2 isoform X2 has translation MKGGKAHQTCPFHNRRSVLTSLVITKDPVSNSLFVKGCFELQERCLQNPLENLELTCGNLLEEDLKCLSQFPSLGYLKHLNLSYVLLFRISLEPLGALLEKITASLETLVLEGCQIHYSQLSAVLPGLSHCSQLTTFYFGRNCMSVDALKDLLRHTRGLSKLSLETYPAPEESLNSLVRVIWEIFTPLRAELMCTLREVRQPKRIFIGPTPCPSCGSSPSEELELHLCC, from the exons ATGAAAGGAGGGAAAGCACATCAAACCTGTCCATTTCACAATAGAAGGTCTGTCCTCACCAGCTTGGTGATCACGAAGGATCCTGTCTCTAATTCCCTGTTTGTAAAAGGTTGTTTTGAACTCCAGGAAAG GTGCCTCCAGAACCCCTTGGAGAACTTGGAATTAACTTGTGGCAACCTATTGGAAGAGGATTTGAAGTGTCTCTCCCAGTTCCCAAGCCTCGGTTACCTAAAGCATCTGAATCTCAGCTACGTGCTGCTGTTCCGCATCAGTCTTGAACCCCTAGGAGCTCTGCTGGAGAAAATTACTGCCTCTCTCGAGACCCTCGTGTTGGAGGGCTGTCAGATCCACTACTCCCAACTCAGTGCCGTCCTGcctggcctgagccactgctcccagctcacCACCTTCTACTTTGGCAGAAATTGCATGTCTGTTGACGCCCTGAAGGACCTGTTGCGCCACACCCGTGGGCTGAGCAAGTTAAGCCTGGAGACATATCCTGCCCCTGAGGAGAGTTTGAATTCCTTGGTTCGTGTCATTTGGGAGATCTTCACCCCACTTCGGGCTGAGCTGATGTGTACACTGAGGGAAGTCAGGCAGCCCAAGAGGATCTTCATtggccccaccccctgcccttccTGTGGCTCATCACCGTCTGAGGAACTGGAGCTCCATCTTTGCTGCTAG